One window of the Cherax quadricarinatus isolate ZL_2023a unplaced genomic scaffold, ASM3850222v1 Contig5170, whole genome shotgun sequence genome contains the following:
- the LOC128688071 gene encoding ipis-1, which produces MARMSSSVVVLVALVSLASPQCISDNDKLSLPLTPDLEHITPFSLDLLKKFNPPTAKGNFFFSPYSIWNALVLAYFGSAGQTRQQLQNVLRLSGPSNTLATYKALERLYEERQLNTSEYVIDLANKIYVSKRLALRDCIRDVLPKEVENVDFTQAIQAAATINKFVNEKTRGKISNLVTPEDVKKVQMVLVNAAYFKGLWQKAFKPTNTLKEAFYPTPDKNIPVDMMRQTDNFKIGDSEELRATVLEMPYKGDAASMFVMLPFKAAKGSVETPLDTMLQRLNVDTFNAVVNKLRINEVIVRIPKFKLEHIITDELTEALEHLGIKDLFSNDADLSNYDPEGKLKVSKAIHKAIVEVSEEGTEAAAATAFIGVSIVSIQKPPRPRVFICDRPFVFVIVDNVTNNILFMGIFRQPVNATRR; this is translated from the exons ATGGCGAGGATGTCGTCAtcagttgtggtgctggtggcgtTAGTGAGTTTGGCGAGTCCTCAGTGTATATCTGACAACGACAAGCTGTCCCTGCCCCTCACCCCTGACCTGGAGCACATCACCCCCTTCAGCTTGGACCTCCTGAAGAAATTCAACCCGCCCACTGCCAAGGGAAACTTTTTCTTCTCCCCTTATAGCATCTGGAACGCCCTCGTCCTAGCCTATTTTGGGTCGGCTGGACAAACCCGTCAGCAACTACAGAACGTCCTACGTCTGAGTGGCCCTTCAAACACTTTGGCAACCTACAAGGCTCTTGAACGTTT GTATGAGGAGAGACAATTGAACACAAGTGAATATGTGATAGACTTAGCCAACAAAATCTATGTAAGCAAGAGGCTCGCTCTCCGGGACTGCATCCGGGACGTCCTTCCCAAAGAGGTGGAGAATGTTGACTTCACACAG GCGattcaagcagcagcaacaatcaaTAAATTCGTGAACGAAAAGACTCGAGGCAAAATCTCAAATTTGGTGACACCTGAAGATGTAAAGAAAGTTCAGATGGTGTTGGTGAACGCCGCCTACTTCAAGGGTCTCTGGCAGAAGGCCTTCAAGCCCACGAACACCCTCAAAGAGGCGTTCTACCCCACCCCAGACAAAAACATCCCAGTTGATATGATGCGCCAAACTGATAACTTTAAAATCG GCGACTCGGAAGAGCTGCGGGCGACGGTGTTGGAGATGCCGTACAAGGGCGATGCGGCTTCCATGTTCGTGATGCTGCCTTTCAAAGCTGCTAAAGGCAGCGTTGAAACACCCCTTGACACTATGCTGCAACGTCTCAATGTGGACACTTTCAACGCAGTAGTTAATAAACTTAGAATAAATGAAGTTATTGTCAGGATTCCAAAATTCAAGTTGGAACACATTATCACAGATGAACTTACCGAG GCTCTTGAGCACCTGGGAATCAAGGACCTGTTCAGTAATGATGCTGACCTCTCAAACTACGATCCTGAAGGAAAACTAAAGGTGTCGAAGGCGATCCATAAAGCTATAGTGGAGGTCAGCGAGGAGGGCACAGAGGCAGCCGCTGCCACGGCATTTATAGGAGTATCAATCGTGTCCATCCAGAAACCACCACGCCCTCGTGTCTTCATTTGTGATCGCCCCTTTGTCTTCGTCATTGTTGACAACGTTACTAACAACATTCTCTTCATGGGTATTTTCAGACAGCCAGTCAACGCCACTCGTCGATGA